A genomic window from Streptomyces mirabilis includes:
- a CDS encoding citrate synthase, which produces MSDNSVVLRYGDGEYTYPVIDSTVGDKGFDIGKLRAQTGLVTLDSGYGNTAAYKSAITYLDGEQGILRYRGYPIEQLAERSTFLEVASLLINGELPNVDELSTFKNEITQHTLLHEDVKRFFQGFPRDAHPMAMLSSVVSALSTFYQDSHNPFDEKQRHLSTIRLLAKLPTIAAYAYKKSIGHPFVYPRNDLGYVENFLRMTFSVPAQDYELDPVVVAALDKLLILHADHEQNCSTSTVRLVGSSQANMFASISAGISALWGPLHGGANQSVLEMLEGIQASGGDVDSFIRKVKNKEDGVRLMGFGHRVYKNFDPRAKIIKAAAHDVLSALGKSDELLDIALKLEEHALSDDYFVSRSLYPNVDFYTGLIYRAMGFPTEMFTVLFALGRLPGWIAQWHEMIKEPGSRIGRPRQIYTGVVERDFVPVEAR; this is translated from the coding sequence GTGAGCGACAACTCTGTAGTACTGCGGTACGGCGATGGCGAGTACACCTACCCGGTGATCGACAGCACCGTCGGCGACAAGGGCTTCGACATCGGGAAGCTCCGCGCCCAGACCGGGCTGGTGACGCTGGACAGCGGGTACGGCAACACCGCCGCGTATAAATCCGCGATCACCTACCTCGACGGTGAGCAGGGCATCCTCCGGTACCGCGGCTACCCGATCGAGCAGCTGGCCGAGCGCTCCACCTTCCTTGAGGTGGCCTCTCTGCTGATCAACGGTGAGCTGCCGAACGTGGACGAGCTCTCCACCTTCAAGAACGAGATCACGCAGCACACCCTGCTGCACGAGGACGTCAAGCGCTTCTTCCAGGGCTTCCCGCGCGACGCGCATCCGATGGCGATGCTGTCGTCGGTGGTCAGCGCCCTGTCGACGTTCTACCAGGACAGCCACAACCCGTTCGACGAGAAGCAGCGTCACCTTTCGACGATCCGCCTTCTCGCCAAGCTTCCGACGATCGCGGCGTACGCCTACAAGAAGTCGATCGGTCACCCCTTCGTCTACCCGCGCAACGACCTCGGGTACGTCGAGAACTTCCTGCGCATGACCTTCTCGGTCCCCGCGCAGGACTACGAGCTCGACCCGGTCGTCGTCGCCGCGCTCGACAAGCTGCTCATCCTGCACGCCGACCACGAGCAGAACTGTTCGACCTCCACCGTGCGCCTGGTGGGCTCGTCGCAGGCGAACATGTTCGCGTCGATCTCCGCCGGCATCAGCGCGCTGTGGGGCCCCCTGCACGGTGGCGCCAACCAGTCCGTGCTGGAGATGCTGGAGGGCATCCAGGCCTCCGGCGGCGACGTCGACTCCTTCATCCGCAAGGTGAAGAACAAGGAGGACGGCGTCCGTCTGATGGGGTTCGGCCACCGCGTCTACAAGAACTTCGACCCCCGGGCGAAGATCATCAAGGCGGCGGCGCACGACGTCCTCTCGGCGCTCGGCAAGTCCGACGAGCTGCTGGACATCGCGCTCAAGCTGGAGGAGCACGCGCTCTCCGACGACTACTTCGTCTCGCGCAGCCTCTACCCGAACGTGGACTTCTACACCGGTCTGATCTACCGCGCCATGGGCTTCCCGACCGAGATGTTCACGGTCCTGTTCGCCCTCGGCCGCCTCCCGGGCTGGATCGCCCAGTGGCACGAGATGATCAAGGAGCCCGGCTCCCGCATCGGCCGCCCGCGCCAGATCTACACGGGCGTCGTCGAGCGCGACTTCGTCCCGGTCGAGGCCCGCTAG
- the recD2 gene encoding SF1B family DNA helicase RecD2 translates to MSNQAENRQVQLAVVEGVLERITYANEENGYTVARVDTGRGAGDLLTVVGALLGAQVGESLRMEGRWGSHPQYGKQFTVENYTTVLPATVQGIRRYLGSGLVKGIGPIFADRITQHFGLDTLQIIEEEPKRLIEVPGLGPKRTKKIADAWEEQKAIKEVMLFLQTVEVSTSIAVRIYKKYGDASISVVKNQPYRLAADVWGIGFLTADKIAQSVGIPHDSPERVKAGLQYALSQSADQGHCFLPEEQLIADAVKLLQVDTGLVIECLAELAEPTQDEDEPGGVREPGVVREKVPGPDGGPDTVTAVYLVPFHRAELSLSAQLLRLLRTTEDRMPGFHDVAWDKALTWLKGRTGAELAPGQEEAVRLALTKKVAVLTGGPGCGKSFTVRSIVELARAKRAKVVLAAPTGRAAKRLAELTGADASTVHRLLELKPGGDAAYDKDRPLDADLVVVDEASMLDLLLANKLVKAVPPGAHLLFVGDVDQLPSVGAGEVLRDLLADRSPIPSVRLTQVFRQAQQSGVVTNAHRINSGQHPVTDGMKDFFLFVEDETEEAGRLTVDVAARRIPARFGLDPRRDIQVLAPMHRGPAGAGTLNGLLQQAITPGRPDLPEKRFGGRVFRVGDKVTQIRNNYEKGENGVFNGTVGVVTSLDSEEQRLTVLTDEDEEVSYDFDELDELAHAYAVTIHRSQGSEYPAVVIPVTTGAWMMLQRNLLYTAVTRAKKLVVLVGSRKAIGQAVRTVSAGRRHTSLDHRLTT, encoded by the coding sequence GTGGGCGAGTCGCTCCGGATGGAGGGCCGTTGGGGCTCCCACCCGCAGTACGGCAAGCAGTTCACGGTGGAGAACTACACGACCGTCCTGCCCGCTACCGTCCAGGGCATCCGCCGCTATCTCGGCTCCGGTCTGGTCAAGGGCATCGGCCCGATCTTCGCCGACCGCATCACCCAGCACTTCGGGCTGGACACGCTCCAGATCATCGAGGAGGAGCCCAAGCGCCTCATCGAGGTCCCCGGCCTCGGCCCCAAGCGCACCAAGAAGATCGCCGACGCCTGGGAGGAGCAGAAGGCGATCAAGGAGGTCATGCTCTTCCTCCAGACCGTCGAGGTGTCGACGTCGATCGCGGTGCGCATCTACAAGAAGTACGGCGACGCGTCGATCTCGGTCGTCAAGAACCAGCCCTACCGCCTGGCCGCCGACGTCTGGGGCATCGGCTTCCTCACCGCGGACAAGATCGCCCAGTCCGTCGGCATCCCGCACGACAGCCCCGAGCGCGTCAAGGCGGGCCTCCAGTACGCCCTGTCGCAGTCCGCCGACCAGGGCCACTGCTTCCTCCCCGAGGAGCAGCTGATCGCCGACGCGGTGAAGCTGCTCCAGGTGGACACGGGCCTGGTCATCGAATGCCTGGCGGAACTGGCGGAGCCGACCCAGGACGAGGACGAGCCCGGTGGCGTACGGGAGCCGGGTGTCGTACGCGAGAAGGTCCCCGGTCCCGACGGCGGCCCGGACACGGTCACGGCCGTCTATCTGGTCCCCTTCCACCGCGCCGAACTCTCCCTCTCGGCCCAGCTGTTGCGCCTCCTGCGCACCACCGAGGACCGGATGCCCGGTTTCCACGACGTGGCCTGGGACAAGGCACTGACCTGGCTGAAGGGGCGTACGGGCGCGGAGTTGGCACCCGGGCAGGAGGAGGCCGTCCGGCTGGCGCTCACCAAGAAGGTCGCGGTGCTCACCGGGGGCCCCGGCTGCGGCAAGTCGTTCACGGTCCGCTCGATCGTGGAGCTGGCGCGCGCCAAGCGGGCGAAGGTGGTGCTCGCGGCGCCGACGGGCCGTGCCGCCAAGCGACTCGCCGAGCTGACCGGAGCGGACGCCTCCACCGTGCACCGGCTCCTGGAGCTCAAGCCGGGCGGGGACGCGGCGTACGACAAGGACCGGCCGCTGGACGCCGACCTGGTGGTCGTGGACGAGGCCTCCATGCTCGATCTCCTGCTCGCCAACAAGCTGGTCAAGGCGGTGCCGCCGGGCGCCCACCTGCTGTTCGTCGGGGACGTGGACCAACTCCCCAGCGTCGGCGCCGGCGAGGTCCTGCGCGACCTGCTCGCCGACCGGAGCCCCATCCCCTCCGTCCGTCTGACCCAGGTCTTCCGCCAGGCACAGCAGTCCGGAGTGGTGACGAACGCGCACCGGATCAACTCCGGGCAGCATCCCGTCACCGACGGCATGAAGGACTTCTTCCTCTTCGTCGAGGACGAGACCGAAGAGGCCGGGCGGCTCACCGTGGATGTGGCGGCACGGCGGATTCCCGCCAGGTTCGGGCTCGACCCACGCCGGGACATCCAGGTGCTGGCGCCCATGCACCGCGGTCCCGCGGGCGCGGGCACCCTCAACGGCCTGTTGCAGCAGGCGATTACGCCAGGCCGCCCCGACCTCCCGGAAAAACGCTTCGGTGGCCGGGTCTTCCGGGTCGGCGACAAGGTGACCCAAATCCGCAACAACTACGAAAAAGGGGAGAACGGCGTCTTCAACGGCACCGTGGGCGTGGTCACCTCACTCGACTCCGAGGAGCAGCGTCTGACGGTGCTGACGGACGAGGACGAGGAGGTGTCCTACGACTTCGACGAACTCGACGAGCTGGCCCACGCGTACGCGGTGACGATCCACCGCTCCCAGGGCAGTGAGTACCCCGCGGTGGTGATTCCGGTCACCACCGGCGCGTGGATGATGCTCCAGCGCAATCTGCTCTACACGGCGGTCACCCGCGCCAAGAAGCTCGTCGTCCTGGTGGGCTCCCGCAAGGCGATCGGCCAGGCGGTCCGCACGGTGTCGGCAGGCCGCCGTCACACATCCCTCGATCACCGCCTCACCACCTGA